A genomic region of Papaver somniferum cultivar HN1 chromosome 7, ASM357369v1, whole genome shotgun sequence contains the following coding sequences:
- the LOC113294558 gene encoding uncharacterized protein LOC113294558, with protein MVQRRFLWSEMQLISELKKPRLILGDFNVVLFVEEKMGGRSLSRRSMLDFNDCLNTCELLQATKIRLDFSCDWEYQVGIRIASDHSPLLGGCANIPKPCNVPLRFQKMWLEHPEFMKLTRLKAILKEWNWNVFGNVRVKIKEAEEKVREKVLISDKNPNDEISLQDLVIAENEFNSREVQYSTMMKQKSRIQWIKEGSSNTNFLHSNIKIRQTKNMICELKDDSGNLISDQRRIAETLVQFFEKRFQFQEVQVNDSLLEVIPKMVTDEDQAMLDAIP; from the exons ATGGTGCAGAGAAGATTCTTATGGTCAGAAATGCAGTTAATTAGTGAACTCAAGAAACCTCGGCTTATTTTGGGTGATTTTAATGTTGTCTTATTTGTGGAAGAAAAAATGGGAGGTAGATCCCTTTCAAGAAGATCAATGCTGGATTTTAATGATTGTTTGAATACTTGTGAGTTGCTGCAAGCAACCAAAATTAGACtggatttttcttg TGATTGGGAATACCAAGTTGGAATTAGAATAGCTTCAGATCACTCCCCTCTACTGGGAGGTTGTGCTAATATACCAAAACCATGCAATGTTCCTTTAAGATTTCAAAAGATGTGGTTGGAACACCCTGAATTTATGAAG CTGACGAGATTAAAAGCAATTTTGAAGGAGTGGAACTGGAATGTATTTGGAAATGTTCGTGTAAAAATTAAAGAAGCAGAGGAAAAGGTAAGGGAAAAAGTGCTCATTTCAGATAAAAATCCTAATGATGAAATTTCTCTGCAAGATTTGGTTATAGCTGAAAATGAATTCAACTCAAGGGAAGTTCAATATAGTACAATGATGAAGCAGAAATCTAGAATACAGTGGATCAAGGAAGGATCATCTAATACTAATTTCTTGCATTCTAATATTAAGATTAggcaaacaaaaaacatgatatGTGAGTTGAAAGATGACTCAGGTAATCTAATATCAGATCAAAGAAGAATAGCTGAAACTCTTgtccaattttttgaaaaaagattTCAATTTCAAGAAGTTCAAGTCAATGACTCACTCCTAGAGGTAATTCCTAAAATGGTTACAGATGAAGACCAAGCAATGCTTGATGCAATTCCATAA